gagcgggaggttgcagtgagctgagatcgcactcctatactccagcctggatgacagagcaagattttgtctcaaaaaaaaaaaaagaaaaaaaaagtaagaaagaaaagaaagtataattttgaagaagaaaaaggaaaaaaaggaggagaagaaagagggctTGGTTCGGTGTATGCTAAAGAAGTGGTCCCTAGATCAGCAGCAAGGGCTTGCCctgaaacttgttagaaatgcacattctcaggctTGACCCCAGACTtaatgaatcagaaactctgtatTAACAAACCCCGAAGGTAGTTCTAATGCACGATGGAGTTTGAGAACTACAGTTCTAAGGCAATTTCCACTCTTTTCCACCCTCATTTCCAAACATTTAGCCATGTTGCTGCTGGAGCCAGGCTGCAGGGTGCCAATTAAAGCCTTAACTTAGGGTTAGAGGGGGGAAGTCCTGGTGTGGAgacctggtgaggagcttcctcacTCTCACTGCATAGAGACCAGCTTTGAAGCACCCAGAGCAGAGAGATCAGGACCATGGGAACACTGGAAGAATGTGACTCAGAGAGCCTTGGCCCTGCAGGCATGCAGTTATGATAGCTTGTTTCCCTGCCCACCAGAAAGCACAGTAGCCACTGAAAGAGATATATGATAACTTAAACAATTAGGAGCACTTAGAGATTCAagtagtatgaaaaaaaaaaaaaaaaaagaggaagaagaaaagaaagaaaaaaaggaaaaagaaagaaacaactttCGGGAACTAAAAAAACAAcactttcaacaacaaaaaaattagtataTGTATTGAAAGAGAGAATAGTCACTGCTGAGACTCAAATTAGTGGCTTGGAAGAACAAGTGGAAATAATATTTCAAAGCATGGAGCAAATACTATGAGGAGATGGAAATAATGAGGAAAATATGATTCTTGGAGAGTAGATCCAGTAGTCCTAAAATTCAACTATATTAGTTccaaaagggggaaaaggaaTAGATGGAGGAGAAGCaataaagaatagaagaaaattttgctgacatgaagaaatatctgagctTGAAGACTGAAAGGAAACAGGAAGATACAACAAGAaaagacatacacacaggcaTGAAACTCCCAAACTTCAaggttaaagaaaaacattttcaagtttttagACAGAAAGAGCAAGTTAGCtacaaaaggaaacaaatcacATTGGTATGGGACTTTTCATCTGCAACACTGGAGGCTCAAAGTGGGAAaactgagagaaataaatgaCTACACAggaatctttctttcttcttcttttttttttttttcagatggagtctcgctctgttgcccaggttggagtgcggtggcacaatcttggctcactgcaacctttgccccctgggttcaagtgattctcctgcctcagctgcctgagtagccgagattacaggcgtgcaccaccactcccggctaatttttgtatttttaatagagacggggtttcaccatgttggtcaggctggtctcaaactcctgaccttgtgatccacctgcctcagcctcccaaagtgctggaattacaggcgtgagccactgcgcccggccaggagtcttttatttatttttattttaatttttttgagactgagtcttgttctgtcacccaggctggagcgcagtggtgcaatctcaactcactgcaacctccacctcccaggtttaagcaattctcctgcctcagcctcacaagtagctgggactacaggcacctgccatgacacctggctaatttttgtatttttagtagagatggggtttcaccatgttggccaggttggtctcgaactcctgacatcaagtaatccacccaccttggcctcccaaagtgctgggattacaggtgtgagtcactgcatccagccttaCACAGGAATCTCATACCCAGCTGAGAGAACTTTCACCTGTCAGGgcaaaacatatatatttggaGATCCAAAGGATTCAGAGAGTATATCAATCTCATACCTCACCTGAAAGAATGGTTTGGTACAGAACAGAGAAATCAAGATAGAGGAAGGTGAAGAGAATAAAGAACAAGTAGTGAGCAacaaacttagaaaaatattatacaGTTAAATGTTCATGGAGCTTGATAGACATCTAATTATATCTACAACCAAAAGTACTATCCTATCTCAGAaaaacccaggagttggaagcaGAGTGAGAGAGGTAAGAAAAAGTATTCTAAATGTCTCTTATTGGTAGAAGTGCAGGACATGAAACATCTTAATGGAATACGTAATtggcatattttcaaataatcataatgtgtgttttattattattgctggaAGGGAAGGTAACTAAcaagagaatggaaaaatatagTAGAACATCCAAAATAACAATGGGGTAGGGGAAATGAAATGAATAGCAACATGAGCTACAAAGCTAAATCATGGGATGAGTAAAGAACATACAATAAGataacagaaatgaaataaaaatgtatcattcATTCCACTTGTGgaataataatttattcaaaagaaggcataaaaagagggagaaaagagtctgggtgtgatggctcatgcctgtaatcctagcactttgggaggccgaggcgggtggatcatgaggtcaggagttcgagaccagcctgaccaacatggtgaaaccccgtctctactaaaaatacaaaaattagctgggcgtggtagcaggcgcctgtagtcccagctactcgggagtctgagggaggagaatggcttgaacccaggaggtagaggttgcagtgagccgagatcacgccactgcactccagcctgggcgacagagcgagactccatctcaaaaataaataaataaataaaaacaaataaataaataaaagtgacaaAATAGATCtatatttattgacataaaaaGATGTCTTatgccgagcacagtggctcacacctgtaatcccagcactttgggaggctgagatgggcggatcacgaggtcaggagatcgaaaccatcctggctaacacagtgaaaccccgtctgtactgaaaatacaaaaaaaaaaaaaattagccgggcgtggtggcgggcgcctgtggtcccagctactctgaaggctgaggcaggagaatggcgtgaacccgggaggcggagcttgtagtgagctgagatcgcgccactgcactccagcctgagcgacacagtgaggctccacctcaaaaaaaaaaaaaaaagatgtcttatACACACTGttgaagtgttaaaaaaaaaaaaaaaaaagaaataccccatctctctctcttagGGACCCTGGATTTTTTGGTCCTCAGCCCCCCTGAGACTAATGTTCCCCACTTTTCTTACACAGATGTCTCCCCAGAACCACATCAGGCAGGGAATCAGTGTGGGGAGGGCAGACCACACAGTCTGGTTTCTGAAACAGTTTTGAACAGAAGTATTTTGACCTTCTGTCTCCTTCAGTCGGGACACTCCTAATTTTAATGTCCCTTTTATAGTTGTAGAAACTGGGGTTCACAAAATTAAAAGCTTCGTTTCAGGTCTATACAAGGCATGCCTCTCCTGAATCTGCTAAAGGAAAGGAGGCCTGCTACGTGTCCTCTCAAAATGTGCTAGGGCATGCCATGAGCAGAAGGATTAAAAGGGCTAGAAAATTCAATATGAGCTGGAGAAGAGGTGGAAGAAGGGTCAGGTTTCTGGGAGATGGTGGTGGCATAGAGAAGGTAAGGCAGGGGGCACCCAAGATTCTCACCCATCCTACCACAAAGTCTTGCCTCTGCAGACACAACTCTACAAAAATCCAAGTGAGCCTTCCacaaatgatgaatgaatgaatgaataaatgaatgaataaaaagggAGACAAAGTTTATTGCTGTATTGGAAGGAATACAAAGTCATGAACCAAACCCTTTTCCAACCTTGGTGGCCCCAGTTCCTCTGAGTTCCCCCACATTCATCAAATCCATAAGGTACCCCAAGTCTCCCTAAGACAGTCATGGGGTAGGAGGATATCCTGTACCCAGCCCATGGGGATAGGGATTGAAGAGTCACCCTGGTCACCCCCATGCTGAGGTCTGTGATCAGTTACCCACAAGTCTGCAGATCTCAGTCCTTGCACATTCCTTGGTGGGGTCTTGTGTGCAGGTTGCCTCGACTCAGAGCCAAATTTGGGAATGCAGACAGAAGTCCTGGTCCCAGGTTTTGCAGGCAGAGAACTTGGTGGTGTCTGGGCAGGTAGCATCGTCTGTCCTGACCTCTAGGTATGGCAGGACCAAGATCGAGGTGTCACCAGCCCCCAGAAGGTTGTCTGAGCCAGAGAAGAATAAGTTGTGAATGAGATCATTCCTGGTGACCCAACCCATGCATCCAAGACGTGAGAGTCCATCACCCCCAAGCCAGGCCCTGGTGCCTGACTGTGGCCGGTGAGTTGGGGAACAAGGAGGGACTGGCTGTTGGTCTGTGTGTCCtcatggatggggagctggatgACGGTTGTGGTCTCTTACCTGGGGTAAGGGGCAGTGCCGCCGTGCGTACCACTCCTGGCAGTACAGGCTGACCTGGATTCCCTGGCCTAGAAACAGCATGGTCCACATCAGCACGTTCCATGCCGGGCCAGTGCGCTGGTCATGCATCATGAAGTTCAACATTCCTGGTGCAGGAAGAAAGGTTGTCATTCCAGCTCCAGGAGTGCCTTGTCTCCCTGGCTTCCCTCCCATTCCAGGGTATTGGGAAGAGATGGAACAAGAAGGCCCCATTGGAGAAGATCTTGAACTCAGGTGCAGAAATTCGTAGAGGTCTAAAGTGGCCCATGTAAAACCAGGATTCTTCAGTTTGTACTTCAATATCCTGAATCTCATACTGAGTCTCTCAGCCTCATCCCAGTTTCCTCCTCTTTGTCTTCCTCCATGAGTGATCTATTCAAATATTCCTCTCCAACCAGAAACCTCCTCCCACATGCCCCAGGATACAGCTTGGCTGCCTCCCAAAGGCTGCCTCCCTCCTTGCTGTCCAAGTACCCCCCGACTCCACCTCTCAGTCTCAGCAGCCTCGCCTCCAGGCCTGGGGGCGAGGCCTCCCAACCATCAGTCTGGGATCTGCAGGAGCAGGACGCAGGCCTCCCTCTGGATGGCTCCCCTCCAGTGGCACAGAGACCAGCTCACCTCCAATGACAAGGAAGAGTATCAGCATGACGGGATAGAAGAACCCCAGGACGAAGCAGAAGATATACTCATGGGCCACTGCAGAGACCAGGAACACACCCAGCATGGCTACCCCTCGGGCCCGGGCACCAAGGAGCTGGCAGGGTGAGGAAAGGAGTGAAGAGTGAGTCTCCCTGAGCTCCTCCACAAAGAGCCCCCACCTTAAGGAAGCCGGGGGAGTGTGGCACAGTGGAAAGAATATGGGATCTGAGGTCAGAAGGGGTGACATCAATCTTATTTAAGAgcatgctggctgggcacggtcaCTTAcgtctgtaatcgcagcactttgggaggctgagatgggcagataataaggtcaggagttcaagaccagcctggccaatatggtgaaacctcgtctctactaaaaatacaaaaattaggtgagcatggtggcatttgcgtgtagtcccagctactcaaaaggctgaggcaggagaatcgcttgaacccaggaggcagaggttgcaggtgagccaagatcgtgccattctactccagcctgggcaacaagcctggactccatctcaaaaaaaaaaaaaaaaaaaaaaaaaaaaaagcatgctacTATCCCATTGGGACTTAGGTgccattttaaaatgaggatataataatatttatttctcaggGTTACTGTGCTGATTAAATGTGTGTAAAAACCCTTGGTAGCTGAAAATTGCTATGTGCATGTTCCttagaaggctaaggtgggaaacAATGCCCTGTGGACAGGGTGGAATTAAGGATAAAGATGGAAGAAAGTTAAGATTGCAAGGACTTTCTACCCATTGGGTTgggtaaaatgagaaaatgaggacAGATGAAATCAAAACGGCCCTTAGTCCTGGAAAAGGTGAGTGGTGTAGTTGCCACACTGtagcaggagggaaggagagggaaggaaggagagcccCCATTAACTGTGAGAGCTGAAGGAGTCTGCAGGGCCCATACCCGCAGCCCATCCTGATACACGTAGCTGTACAGCCAGTCATGGACCACCACGTTCCAAGTGCGGTAGTAGTTGGAGAAGGACGTTGAGTTCCACCAGTCCTGGAGAAGGTGGGGTCAGAGTGGGGGACAGGAGGTAAGCAAGCATCTGGGTTCCGGCTCCTCCCAACTGCTCCCTCTGACTGCACCCTATCCCAGTGTTCCAGAAGAGCTGGCTCCTGGCAGAACAGGGACAGCAGAcactctcccacctccctcctcagGTCACGGAGGCCCTGTCCTCCCTCCTACTCCCTCTCTCAGGAGAAGATTCTGTAGTACCATGCACACAAAAGCAGTTAGCCCTGGCTTGTCAGGAGGTGGAGGGGTGGCATTATAAGCACATCCAGAGGACTGCATTTCTTATTATGGGAGGTGAACAGCATGGCTGAAGTGACACCCAACCTGGCCACCATCTTCCCCAGATCCCTCCCTAACCCTCCCTGCCTCCAGCTTCCAACTGGCCTAGGTCCAGGCCCCACCCGGTAGAACATCCTGTCTCCAAATCGTAGCATCTCGGCAAAGGCGTTGAGCCAGcaatggaggaaggcaaagaagaTGAGCAGCAGCATGAAGATGCCTGGTGGTTGGGGACAAGAGGCTGCAGGTCAGGCTGGCCCACATGGACCCACAGGCGGCCCTGATCTGGGTTCTGAGGAGCCCCTGCCCAGAAACCAGGGCCCCAACTCTTACCATTCATTTATTGGTAATTCACAAATTtatgcattccttttttttttttctcttttgagacaggctggactgcagtggtgtgatcatagctcgctgcagcctcaaactcctggactcaagcgatcctcccacctcagcctcccaagtaactggaactacagacgtgagccaccactcccagctaattattattattattattttttttttgagacggagtctcactctctttcccagtctggagtgcagtggcgcgatctcagctcactgcaagctccgcctcctgggttcatgccattctcctgcctcagcctcccgagtagctgggactacagacgcccaccaccacgcccggctaattttttgtatttttagtagagatggggtttcaccatgttagccaggatggtcttgatctcctgaccttgtgatccacccaccttagcctcccaaagtgctgggattacaggtgtgagccaccatgcccggctatttttaagttttttgtagagatgagatctcactatattgtccagtctagtctcgaactcctggcctcaagcggtcctcctcctttggcctcccaaagtgttgggattacaggtgtgagccactgtgcctggcctcatgcattcatttattcatccatttgttcATGTACATTTACTTGGCATCACTTTGTGCCAGATGTTGGGGATAGAGATGAATCTCAAAGGGCCATTGGGAGTTCACAGAGTAATTGACgtgagacacacacagacagagacagaaagatgtCCAACCATGTGTCCAGGGCAAATGTAATGGGAGCTAAGTATGGTGGCATTGATGTGCCTGTGAGTACAGAGAAACAGGTGGGTCATAGTAATTGATGGCTACAAAAGGAAGGCTTCCCACAGGAGGGGGCATCTCAGCCATGGGCCTCCAAGAAGCAACTAGATTCCATGGCTGAAAATTAGGAAAGGGTATTTCAAGCTGAGGGGCCAGTAtgggcaaaggcctggaggcatGGAAGCACATATCTTTCAGGGCTTGTTGTAGGATGAGAAGATAGGCTGGGGCTGTGTGGGAAGGAGCCTTGGATGCCACATCAAGGGTTCATATCTGATCCAAAAGTGCCAGCATTGACTTATCACTAGAGTTTTTGAAGGAGGGTAGGGAATGATTAGTTGTAGTAGGAAAGTTCACCTGGGCAGCAGTGTTAGGGGTAGATGGGAAAGGAAAGATCTGGGTGCCAGGGAGATGGgttaggaggctgatgtggagGGGGAGCAGATGGTCTGAACTGAGACCATGGCAATGGCCCTGATCGGAGGGGACAGACGTAAGGGGAGACTCAGAAGGAGAACGTGTTGAAACTGAGGGAAGGTAACTAGCAAGGCCTTCCCTGATTAGCCTTCCCCAGGGCACAGCTGCTCTAGCCCTACCTTAGTTGGCTCACCTGGCAACGTGGCATGCAGGATAGACAGCACCAGGGCACGGGTGCTGAAGGGCTCTCGGCTCATGTTGGCAAAGACAGGAACACAGAGGCGGCCCAGGATGAAGCAGGCATAGAGCACACATCCCAAGGCCTGGAGGGGGCATGGGGACACATAACTGGAGAGGGACGCTGGCAGCTGCCGGTGGCATTGACCTCTGGCCCAGCACTGGCCGTCTCTTCCTTTGGCATCACCCTCCCACTGCCTCCCCAGGCCTCCCAGAAATGTCCCCTCTCCACCACCATGGGTCACAGGTCCACCCTTCTACCCTGTCTTCTCACCTGGGCAAAGTTCTTGGCCACATAATTCCACCTGACATAGGGCGTCCTGCAGCGGCAATGGGGACAATATGTTTCTCATTCTTTCATGTTGTTCTCTGTTCAGCCTGGGCACTGGTTCTGGGGCCCTCTCTCCTCAGTTCCCTTAATTGCTTAGGCCTGGAAGGATTATCTAGGGTGGTGGGGTCTAGGATACTCTGAACTTTCCATAACAGAGATAACAAGTGGGTTTTAAGCATGGATGTCAACAAGGGTGTGTAGGATGGGTAGGATTTTCAGTACTAAAATCAGGACAGTCCTGGGTAAATCAGGAAAGTGGGTTGCCCTAGTGTCATCATAGGCCAGGCAAGGAGACAGGGTAGTCTACCAGTCACCTATTTCCCATCTTTATTATGAGATGCTTCCTGAGAAAGTGGCCAGTGCCTGAGGTGAGCCTGAGGACCTCAGGGAGGGGAGAGTAGAAGGGTAAGGTTCCTGATGGGCCTGGGCATTTGGGGAAGGAGTGCAGGGTCTTACCTAGGGTAAGTCTCCCTGTAGATGAGTGTTGGGCAGAAGAGGAAGTAGAGGTAGCTGGAGAAACTGGGGGCCTGGATCCCCTCACCTGGGGAGGAATGAGAGGGGTGGATTAGTAAGGgcaagggcagagggcagagggcagaggtgaGGGGGCTGCTGGGGaagggtggtgggattggtgAGTGGAGAAATGgatagggtgggggtgggggataagCAAGGAGCTGGACATAGGACCTGGATGTGGGCTAGGGGAGCTAAGCTGGGCAGGACCGGAACTGGCTCTTTAACACTGTCTCTTCTGCTTTCATTTCAGGCACCCTATCTTCCAGTGCAGGGCCTGCTGTGGCCAGAGCTTCATTTGGTACCCATACGTTCGACAACccattctccttccccttctgtcTGGACTTCCTAATACAGGCACATCTTATTTTACTGCACTTCCCAGATATTGCCtcttttacaaattgaaagtttgtggcaaccctgcaagAGACAAGGCTATCAGTGCCACTTTTTCCAACGGCAAGTGCTCACTTCATGCCactgtgtcacattttggcaattcctgaaatatttctttcttcttattattatatgTGGTATGGTGCACAGGCATAGAGCACACAGCCCAGGACCTGGAGGGGGTGTGAGGATACATAACTGGAGAGGGACACTGGCAGCTGCCGGTGGCATTGGACCTCTGGCCCAGCACTGGCCTCCTCTTCCCTTGGCACCACCCTCCCACTGCCTCCCCAGGCCTCCCAGAAACGTACCCTCTCCACCACCATGAGTCACAGGTCTACCCTTCTACCCCAACTTCTCACCTCGGCAAAAATCACTGTGACCAGTGATTTTTAATGTTACTATTGCAATTGTTTTAGGGCATCATGAAATACACCCAAATAAGAGAGCAAACTTAACTGACAAAttctgtgtgtgttctgactactCTACTGACCGGCCATTCTCCCATCTCTTCTGTTCTCCTCGAGCTTTCCTATTCGCTGAGATACAACGATATTGAAATTAGGGGCCGGGCtcaatggctcactcctgtaatcccaacactttgggaggccaaggcaggaggattgcttaagcccaggagttcaagaccagcctgggcaacatagcaagaccctgtctctaaaaaaaaa
The sequence above is a segment of the Pan paniscus chromosome 10, NHGRI_mPanPan1-v2.0_pri, whole genome shotgun sequence genome. Coding sequences within it:
- the SOAT2 gene encoding sterol O-acyltransferase 2, with protein sequence MEPGGARLRLQRTEGLGGERERQPCGDGNTETHRAPDLVQWTRHMEAVKAQLLEQAQGQLRELLDRAMREAIQSYPSQDKPLPPPPPVSLSRSQEPSLGKQKVFIIRKSLLDELMEVQHFRTIYHMFIAGLCVFIISTLAIDFIDEGRLLLEFDLLIFSFGQLPLALVTWVPMFLSTLLAPYQALRLWARQGARVTWTQVTGLGCALLAAHAVVLCALPVHVAVEHQLPPASRCVLVFEQVRFLMKSYSFLREAVPGTLRARRGEGIQAPSFSSYLYFLFCPTLIYRETYPRTPYVRWNYVAKNFAQALGCVLYACFILGRLCVPVFANMSREPFSTRALVLSILHATLPGIFMLLLIFFAFLHCWLNAFAEMLRFGDRMFYRDWWNSTSFSNYYRTWNVVVHDWLYSYVYQDGLRLLGARARGVAMLGVFLVSAVAHEYIFCFVLGFFYPVMLILFLVIGGMLNFMMHDQRTGPAWNVLMWTMLFLGQGIQVSLYCQEWYARRHCPLPQTTFWGLVTPRSWSCHT